The segment CATTTCTACCTAACAAATGATACCTAACTAAACACAAGGAGTTATAACAATTGGTGACATGCTTTGATCATAAGTTCCACATTATGATTTCTTTGTGCACCACCAGGTATCACATTTTCAGAGTTTATCTGTGTCAGCTGTTCTGGTGACCACCCATTTGGCCATGCTTGCAACTGGAACCTTATTGGATACCCCTGGGTAGTCATAGGTCAATTTCATGGGTGGTCTAGTTTCCTGTTTGGGTCTAGGGAGGAGTAGTATAGGCTCTAATGTTACCTCTGATATTCCCTCACTGGGGGATAAGTCTGACTGCCTCTCCTGATCCCTTTCTCCTACTCTGGGAACCTCTTCATACTCTTCTGGGGATAGTTCAATGTCACTCTCTTGCACATCCATAATGGGGTcctgagtagagatgggcgaatttttaGGGCGGATTTTGATCCGCAGTGGGTCGGCCGGTTCCTTTGTCCCGTGGGTTAATCTCAAAAATGGCGATCGAGTTTTGCtgatttttctattattattaccaatacactccgcggattccgcaacccgtggatggatttgcagAATACAATTtgcaacggattgctgaatctgtagATACGATTCAATTAATCTGTCAATGGATTGTATGCAATGGTGGATTTAAACTGACCAAATCCGTCCACGGATTTTACACCCCGAAACAGATTTTGGGgaaaaatgtgagaaaatccaggaaatgtATTTGGGcatattcgcccatctctagtcctGAGGGACAAACTCATTAGCCTCAGGATTCAGCTCAATCGGGGCACTCGGAGGAGGGTCCTGGAGAAGACCATCCAGTGGTCAGTGTCATCAGCATCCATGACACTTGATAAATGACCTAGTAGCCTCTCCTCTTCATACTCCTCGTCACTGTCAGACTCATCACTTtgactcctgtgtgtgtgtgtgcgggggggggggagggtgagggggaggttgtatgtatttggggatataATAAACACTAGAATAAACAAGACCCTTCTAAATGTACCTTGAAAGGCATTCTCAAGGGGATCTGCAAATACCAGAGGATGCTGCTAAGAAGGTATCCCAAAATGAGTACATGTATATGAAGATATCGTAGCGCTGACACCTATTCtcaagaataacaaatagatatttgtaacagttGCAATGAGATCAATCAAATTATGTCACTTCAAGAGTCGTTGGTGCCAAGGAAAGATATCTGTTTCTCATGCAAAGATAGACGTTAGGTTGTCATATTTTATATTCAGGCGCAGATCTTACGTAAACAGACGCAAGAGTGAAGATGGCATGTGCctaagtattatagaaacaaCGTTATGAAGCCTTTTATATATTGAGGAAAGGTCTAAAAGGCAAAAGTAAAAATAACCTATTTTACAGTATATCATTGCTAGTGTACAAATCTTTAAATGGTCGATGAGGTCACAAGGAGAAAACTTCTAGTTACAGAGAGCAGCCTTCCTCCGTCGCTGGGTATGGTGGCGTGGTGGCATGGTGACGTGGGGGCATGGTGGCGTGAGGGCATGGTGGTGTTGTGGCGTGTGATTGTAATCCCAGTTACTTAGGAGACTGAGGCCTGTCGGATATCTGGAATCCAGGAGTTCTGGGCTGCCCTGCGCTATGGTGAATGGGTGTCTGCACTAAAGTCAGAATCAATATGGTGGGCCTGGGGGAGCTCAGAACCAGCAGGCTGTTCTAATAAGGGCTGAACCGGCCCAGGTCAAAGCCCCTGTACTGATCAGTAGTGGGATCGCGTCTGTGAATAGTCCGTGCAGAACAGTCCGGGTAACACAGTGAGACAcagtctttttttaaaatattttttattcttaATATTTATTTAGGGTTTTCCATTCAATTAGAATTTATAACAAATATAAATTGTAAATATACATTCATTATTGGTACATAGATTACTACTATCATTTATTTTAAAAGGACCCATATAAATGGCAGTACTGCTGAGGTAAAAGACAACTGCATATACAATATCTGACCAATTTCCACAATTATTGTATAATATTTTAGGGGAaaccaaggagcttacaatccaaatgAAACAACAATATATTATAATAGACAGATATTCAGTGATTTATTTTTGCATCTATAATATAACCATTTCATTGCTTTGGTGGAATTAGTATTTATACCGTACATAgattatatatatctcaaatcatatatatatatatatatatatatatatatatatatatatatatataataaaaaaaaatagggtgTTTTAGGTTAATATGTATAATATACATGTTCATGCAATAATACAAACACTATAGCCATAATAAaagtttcaactctgccctctcctagGCTAAATAAACTGaattttcatcactaatcaacactcacacgTTTAACCCACGCtgcctcttctctgtctttgactttctactcagaccaccatctgttacctgtttttcttcctccatttcacctcaggattTTGATGATTATTTTAAGACAATGTTGTATTCTATtctatcccctctgtatcctcctcacattttacacctcttcctaactctcctcctgctttccttgactctttttcctttGTCACAAAGGATTGTCTCCTCTACCTCAACAAtttgcccacttgaccccattctcTCAAACCTCTTGCTCACACACGAATCCCTACACttacacatattttcaactcctccagCTGCTCTGAaacctttcccacctccttcaagcGCACACaacagttatacccttactcTAAAGCAGCAAGCATGATCCTACATGTCTTACCTCCTATTCTCTAGAAGATCCTCCATAATTTGGCTTCCGCAcggctcactccaccgaaacagccttCACTAAAATAACTTATGACCTCCATCCTGCCAAAGACCAAGGTCATTACACCTTGCTTATATTACTTGAAGTCTCTATGGCCTTTGaaactgtggaccaccctcttctccttcacagtctccatactcttggtatccataacaaagctctatcctgtatCTCCTTTTATCACTTCCATCGTaatttcagtgtctcatttgctaacacctccttctcctctatcaatctctctgtgagCGTACGCCAGGGTCTGTCCTGGGGCATTTTTTCCttgcacactctctctaggtaacCTTAACACATCTCTTGGAttaaaatatcacctctatgcagatgacacacacatttaccttccAGCCCCTGattttacacctgctgtacagaccaaagtgtCTGAATGTCTCTtagctatatcatcctggatggccctctgctgaCTTAAACTCACCATGTCTAAAACCGAGCTGCTTATACGTCCTCCCAAACCTGTCCCTACTACCCCCCTTCTCCATTACCAATATCTGATATTaccaatatctgactagcaccttATTTCTCCCCCTTTAAATCCATCTTAAAACAAGcttctttaatgaagcatttgggtagctctgttagctgatactatacatcccaGATGCATTGGCcgtgaccccttgcagacacactcacCATAACACACCCCTACTGTctctaagttctccctacttaccacttagattgtaagctcttttgaGCAGAGGACTCCATTTCCTAATGTTTCTTTTATCTATGAAGCGGTTGTTCTTATTatgtcgcgtgtattactgctttaaAACGCTATGTACaaggatggcactatataaataaagatattcatacatataccataataaattattaaaaaatatatctgGATAAATCACCTTAATTTActatctctctgtatgtgtgtgtgtgtatgtgtgtatgaatgtgtgtgtgtgtgtgtatattatatatatatatatatatatatatatatatataaataattttattTGACTCTTTTTCGATACTATTTAACCCCTTGTGTGGGTCAGCTCGCTCTGGCACTCAAATTGTTAAGTTTAAGTTTGGTCAATTGTACTTTATTCCTAATGTAATGCATATTGAACATTGATAAATAAAACATGATAGATAGTAACACAGCCCTTCACTGGTAATGAAGAGTCAGGTTATCTGTGAAGAGGTGTAATTGCAGCCTGTCAGTGGCAGGGGGCACTGTTCTACATTCCCCATGCTTGAACTGGCACATGAGTTGGTACATGTGGTGGCGCTTGAACTGGCACCTGGCTTGGTACTTGTTGTTGTGCTAGAACAGGCACCTGGGTTGGTATCTGCGGTGGTGCTTGAACTAACCATTGACAAACTTCATAAGAAGGTACCCGGACTGATATTTGTGGAGGTGCTTGAACTGGTACCTGAACAGGCACctgaatgttacatagttacatagttacatagtagatgaggttgaaaaaagacgtaggtccatcaagttcaacctatgctaaatttagacaacagatactttatcctatatctatacttacttattgatccagaggaaggcaaacaaaaaaccccattaaggggaaaaattaattccttcctgactccaagaattggcaatcggattaatccctggatcaacatccttcccatgtatacttatttggtatatccctgtataccttttccatctaaaaagatgtccaacctttttttgggtaCTTGTAGTGTTTGAACTTGCACTTGGACTGGTGTTTTTGTGGTTGCCTGGGCTGATACTTGTGGTGCTTGAACAGGAACTTGACTTATTTTGTTGTGTTGGTGCTTGAACTGGCACCTGAGTTGGTATTTGTTGTTGTACCAGAACAGGCACTTGGATTGGTATCTGGGGTGGTGATTGAGCTGACACTTGAACTGGTACTTGGACTGGTGCCTGTGGTGGTGCTTGAACTGGTACTCATGGGAAGTGCCTGAGCTGGTACTTGTGGGAGTGCCTGAGCTGGTACTTGTGAGAGTGCCTGAGCTGGTACTTGTGGGAGTGCCTGAGCTGGTACTTGTGGGAGTGCCTGAGCTGGTACTTGTGGGAGTGCCTGAGCTGGTACTTGTGGGAGTGCCTGAGCTGGTACTTGTGGTGGTGCCTGAGCTGGTACTTGAGGGAGTGCCTGAGCTGGTACTTGTGGTGGTGCCTGAGCAGGTACTTGTGTGGGTGCCTGAGCAGGTACTTGTGTGGGTGCCTGAGCTGGTGCTTGTGTGGGTGCCTGAGCTGGTACTTGTGGGAGTGCCTGAGATGTTGCTTGTGTGGGTGCCTGAGCTGGTGCTTGTGTGGGTGCCTGAGCTGGTACTTGTGGGAGTGCCTGAGATGTTGCTTGTGTGGGTGCCTGATCTGGTACTTGTGTGGGTGCCTGATCTGGTAATTGTGTGGGTGCCTGAGCTGGTGCTTGTGTGGGTGCCTGAGCAGGTACTTGTGGGAATGCCTGAGCTGGTACTTGTGGGAGAGCCTGAGCCAGTGCTTGTGTGGGTGCCTGAGCTGATGCTTGTGTGGGTGCCTGAGCTGGTACTTGTGGTGCTTGACCAGGAACTTGAATTCCTTGTTGTGCTGGTGCTTGGACTGGCACCTGAGTTGTTACCTGTCTTGGTGCTGGAACAGGCACCTGGACTGGTACTTGTGAAGGGGCTTGAACTGGCACCTGAACTGGTAGCTGGATTGGTACTTCTGGTGCTTGAACTGGCATCTGGATTTGTGCTTGTGTAGGTGCCTGAGCTGGTACCCGTGGTGGTCCTTGACCAGGAACTTGAATTCCTTGTTGTGCTTCTTGAACTGGCACCTTTGTTGGTACCTGTGATGGTGCTTGAACTGACATTTTAGCTGGTGCCTGAGCTAACCGTTGACAAACTCCAGAAGCTGGCATCTGAACTGAAACTTGTGGAGGTGCTTGAACTGTCAACTGAACTGGTACCTGAATTGGCACCTGAATGGGTACCTGTGGTGCTTGAACTGGCACGTGGACTGGTGCCTGTTGTTCTTTAACTGGCACGTGTGCTGGTATTTGAGGGAGTGTCTGAGTTGGTACTTGTGGTGGTGCTTTAACAAGAACTTGAATTCCATGTTGTGGTGGTGCTTGAACTGGCACCTGTTGTACTTCAACTAGCACTTGAGCTGGTGCTTGAACTGGCATCTGGGTTGGTACTTGTTGTTGTGTTTGAATTGGCACCTGGGTTGGTATCTGTGGTGGTGGTGCTTGAACTGTCGCCTGGGTTGGTATCTGTAGTGGTGCTTGTACTGGTACTTGTACCATAACGGGCACTTgggttggtatctgtggaagtggTTGAGCTGGCACTTGAACTAACCATTGATAAGCTCCATAAGATGGTACCTGTGCTGGAGCTTGAATTGGCACCTGGACTGGTACTTGTGGTACTTGAACCAGCACTTGGAATGGTGATTGTGCTTGAACTGGCACCTGGGTTTGTACCtgttgtggtacttgaactagcAATGGAGCTCCTACTTGTGGTGGGGCTTGAACTGGTACCTGAGGTCGTAATTGAAATGGCACCTGGGTTGGTATCTGTGGTGGTGCTTGAACTGGCGCCTGGGTTGGTATCTGTGGTGGTTGTTGAACTGGCGCCTGGGTTGGTACTTGTACCAAAGCTGGCATCTGGGTTGGTATTTGTGGAAAAGATTGAGCTGGCAATTGGGCTTGTGGCAGTCCTTGAACTGGCACCTGGGTTGGTACCTGTTGTGGTAATTGAACTAGCACAGGAGCTTGTTGGGGGGTTAGAACTCGTACTTGAGGTGTTGCTTGAAATGGCACCTGGATTGGTCTCTGTGGTGGTGCTTGAACAGGTGTATGGTTTGATACTTGTACCATAGCGGGCACCTGGGTTGGTACCTGTAGAAGAGGTTGAGCTGGCACTTGAACTGGTGCTTGAACTAACCATTGATAAGCTCCATAAGCTTGTACCTGTGCTGGAGCTTGAATGGCCACCTGGACTGGCACTTGTGGTGCTTGACCTGGCATTTTAACTTGTGCTTGTGGTGGTGCTTGAACTGACACCTGAGTTGGTACCtgttgtggtacttgaactagcACATGAGCTGGTACTTGTGGGGGGGCTAGAACTGGCACTTGAGGTGTTGCTTGAAATGGCACCTGGATTGGTATCTGTGGTGGTGCTTGAACGGGTGTATGGGTTTGTATTTGTACCATAGTTGGCACCTGGGTTGGTACCTGTGGAAGTGGTTGAGCTGGCACTTGAACTGGTACTTGAACTGGTGCTTGAACTAACCATTGATAAGCTCCATAAGCTTTTACCTGTCCTGGAGCTTGAAccggcacctgggcaggtacttgTGGTCCTTGAACTAGCACTCGGACTGGTGCTTGTGGTTGTGTTTGAACTGGCACCTGGGTTGGTACCTTTTGTGGTGCTTGAATTAGCACCTGAGCTGGTACTTGTGGGGGGGTTTGAATTGGTGCCTTGGTTGGTACTTGCACTATAACAGGCACGTGGGTTGGTACCTGTGGAAGTTGTTGAGCTGATATTTGAACTGGTGCTTGAACTGACCATTGACAATTTATATAAGCTGGTACCTGTGCTGGAGCTTGAACGGGCACCTGGACTGGTACTTGTGGTTGGACTTGAACTGGCACCTGGATTGATACCTGTTGTGGTATTTGAACTAGCACCTGAGCTGGTACTTGTGGGGGCACTTGAACTGGCTCTTGAAGTGGTGATTGAAATGGCACCTGGACTGGTACTTGTGTTTGAACTGGCACCTGGGTTGATATCTGTGGTGGTGCTTGAACTGGTGCATGGTTTGGGCTCTGTGGAAGAGGTTGAGCTGGCACTTGAACTGGTGCTTGAACTAAACATTGATAAGCTCCATAAGCTTGTACCCTTGCTGGAGCTTGAACTGCCACCTGGACTGGCACTTGTGGTGCTTGAATTGGCAATTGGGCTTGTGACAGTGCTTGAACTGGCACCTGGGTTGGTACCTGTTGTGGTACATGAACTAGCACAGGAGCTTGTTGGATGCTTAGAACTCGTACTTGAGGTGTTGCTTGAAATGGCACCTGGATTGGTCTCTGTGGTGGTGCTTGAACGGGCGTATGGTTTGGTACTTGTACCATAGCTGGTACCTGGGTTGGTACCTGTGGAAGTGGTTGAGCTGGCACTTGAACTGGTGCTTGAACTAAGCATTGATATGCACCATAAGTTGGTATCTGTGCTGGAGCTTCAACTGGCACCTTGGTTGGTACCTGCTGTGGTACTTGAACAAGTACCTGAGCTGGTACTTGTGGGGTGGCTTGAACTGGCACCTGAGGGGGTGCTTGAAATGCCACCTGTGTTGATACTTGTTGTTGTGTTTGAATGGGCACCTGGGTTGGTATCTGTGGTGGTCCTTCAACTGACACCTGGATTGGTACTTGTACCATAGCTGGCATCTgtgttggtatctgtggaagtggTTGAGCTGGCACTTGAACTGGTTTTTGAACTAGCACCTGGGCTGGTACTTGTGGTGGTGCTTGAACTGGCTCTTGGGCTGGTATTTGAACTGGTTCTAGAGTTGGAACTTGAGCTTGTTGTTGTGACGGAGTCCTAGTTACTTGTTGCTGGGTGCCAACCTCCTGCTGCTGAGCCCCACATGGCTGAGGGCTCTTTCCTTTAAAGTGTCTGTTATACGCTTTGGCTGCAGAACGAACCAGGTTCATAAATTTACTAAAGTTAATTTCACCAACATTATATTTGTCAAGAGCTGTCTTTACTAAGTTGATGGTCTCTGTGTCTCCGGTATTCTGCAACAAAAGAAGCACATGTTGTATGAGAGGTGAAGTGTAGGGATAACATTGTTATAAGATCCTAATATTTGCTGCCAATTAGGTCCTCGACCCCACAGGTGCCGAGAGGATTTACACGATgtagagtgacctaggcgcaaaaaataataaaaagggggGAACAAACATAGAGTAGTATTATGTCTGTATTGACCGTGGTGGGTGGTTAGTATTGCACTTATAATTAGATGTAGATCTAGATGTAGATTATCCAAAATTATGGACCAGGAACAGTTTCAAGATCTTGGACTTTGCTGAACCAGATAACCTGATGGAGTCTTGGGTATATCTTCCTAATCCAGTTAAGCTGCTTCAGGATCCTGGACTGCTTTTGATGCAGATGTTATATCTCCATCATAAATCACTACCTAGGGTCTTCTCAATCAACGTTGCTCCCTTCTTCCATTAACACATGAGAACACTGATCTGTTCCTGGGATCACAAGCCTAGGTTTGGATCTCGCATGCGCATCTAATTGTAAGTGCAATACTAACCACCCACCACGGTCTTAGGACAGACATACTACTCTATgtttgttcccccctccccccttctattttttgcgcctaggtcaatctagatcatatatatatatatatatatataattttttttgctAGCTATTAATGGGTTAGAAACACAACTACAAGGGCAACAATGATTCATCTTTGTACACAAAAACATGTATATTGTCTTAAACTATAGGAATAAATCATtactgtagtaataataataataataataataatatacttctAATTGCCTGGCAGGTTCATTTTGGAAGTGCTTTTCATCTCACTGAGGAGTGGCGGAAAAAGACTTATGCAGTCACAAtgttattacagtattatgaATGCATTGATCAGGAGACAGAGAAGCTATGAAGTGCAGACCCATCCCATGTCCTACCTTGAATGCCTCATACAGCTCCCCTTTTATGAACTGCTCCATTTGTTCTTTGGTGAGTTTATTGCCGACAAATTGACTTTGGGAATATTCCTGGAAGATTTCCAGGATCCTGTCGATTTCTTGCATGATGTCTGAcattgttgattttttttaaccTACAGTAGAATGAGATGGACAACGCTTACATAAACACAGCCAGATTTTC is part of the Ascaphus truei isolate aAscTru1 chromosome 9, aAscTru1.hap1, whole genome shotgun sequence genome and harbors:
- the LOC142502808 gene encoding uncharacterized protein LOC142502808 gives rise to the protein MSDIMQEIDRILEIFQEYSQSQFVGNKLTKEQMEQFIKGELYEAFKNTGDTETINLVKTALDKYNVGEINFSKFMNLVRSAAKAYNRHFKGKSPQPCGAQQQEVGTQQQVTRTPSQQQAQVPTLEPVQIPAQEPVQAPPQVPAQVLVQKPVQVPAQPLPQIPTQMPAMVQVPIQVSVEGPPQIPTQVPIQTQQQVSTQVAFQAPPQVPVQATPQVPAQVLVQVPQQVPTKVPVEAPAQIPTYGAYQCLVQAPVQVPAQPLPQVPTQVPAMVQVPNHTPVQAPPQRPIQVPFQATPQVRVLSIQQAPVLVHVPQQVPTQVPVQALSQAQLPIQAPQVPVQVAVQAPARVQAYGAYQCLVQAPVQVPAQPLPQSPNHAPVQAPPQISTQVPVQTQVPVQVPFQSPLQEPVQVPPQVPAQVLVQIPQQVSIQVPVQVQPQVPVQVPVQAPAQVPAYINCQWSVQAPVQISAQQLPQVPTHVPVIVQVPTKAPIQTPPQVPAQVLIQAPQKVPTQVPVQTQPQAPVRVLVQGPQVPAQVPVQAPGQVKAYGAYQWLVQAPVQVPVQVPAQPLPQVPTQVPTMVQIQTHTPVQAPPQIPIQVPFQATPQVPVLAPPQVPAHVLVQVPQQVPTQVSVQAPPQAQVKMPGQAPQVPVQVAIQAPAQVQAYGAYQWLVQAPVQVPAQPLLQVPTQVPAMVQVSNHTPVQAPPQRPIQVPFQATPQVRVLTPQQAPVLVQLPQQVPTQVPVQGLPQAQLPAQSFPQIPTQMPALVQVPTQAPVQQPPQIPTQAPVQAPPQIPTQVPFQLRPQVPVQAPPQVGAPLLVQVPQQVQTQVPVQAQSPFQVLVQVPQVPVQVPIQAPAQVPSYGAYQWLVQVPAQPLPQIPTQVPVMVQVPVQAPLQIPTQATVQAPPPQIPTQVPIQTQQQVPTQMPVQAPAQVLVEVQQVPVQAPPQHGIQVLVKAPPQVPTQTLPQIPAHVPVKEQQAPVHVPVQAPQVPIQVPIQVPVQLTVQAPPQVSVQMPASGVCQRLAQAPAKMSVQAPSQVPTKVPVQEAQQGIQVPGQGPPRVPAQAPTQAQIQMPVQAPEVPIQLPVQVPVQAPSQVPVQVPVPAPRQVTTQVPVQAPAQQGIQVPGQAPQVPAQAPTQASAQAPTQALAQALPQVPAQAFPQVPAQAPTQAPAQAPTQLPDQAPTQVPDQAPTQATSQALPQVPAQAPTQAPAQAPTQATSQALPQVPAQAPTQAPAQAPTQVPAQAPTQVPAQAPPQVPAQALPQVPAQAPPQVPAQALPQVPAQALPQVPAQALPQVPAQALPQVPAQALSQVPAQALPQVPAQALPMSTSSSTTTGTSPSTSSSVSSITTPDTNPSACSGTTTNTNSGASSSTNTTK